Part of the Capsicum annuum cultivar UCD-10X-F1 chromosome 12, UCD10Xv1.1, whole genome shotgun sequence genome is shown below.
GTTTTGAGCCATTAGTATGTAACTGAAGATtccaaaatcaatcttcaaaactaTCAGAGAAGATTTACCATTCCCGATACTGTGTCCATTACTACTGTTCTGTCCACTGCAATTAATTTGACTATTCTGTATAATCCTCCGAAGAATTATTTGCTTCCGACtcctttttttcttaatcaaaGTTTGCATCTCACTAAAGACAATCTGAAAACACACATAAATGGCATAGACTACTAGGACACTGAGACTCAATGATGGTAGCTAATTGACTAAACTTACCACATAACTGAATTTCTAGACATTTAGAACCATAGAATGTTTAAACATCATGTGTTGAGAAAATTCTAATCGCTGCATATTATTTCCCAAATGTTGGTAGTGAAAGAGGCATGGTTAACAGATGAAAATTTAAGGAAGAGAGGCATTCAGTTATCTCACGATGCTGTCTTTGTTGAAAGGAAGGAAGCTGAAACCTATGTAAATGTCATCAAGTGCGTGTCGGATCTTTCAAAAGTAGTGCaattttggaggatccgacatgggTGTGGCTACATTTTCGGAGAGTCCGGGCAACTAAGGCTGAAACTAACTGTCACCCTTTCTTTACAATTTGGGGCGACTGAATCTGGAAAATCTTTTTAAGCATGAGAGGTATCAAATGAGCAATGCCTAAATGCTCTTTGAAGCAGTTGAAATGCTGGAACGGGACAGGATGTTTATCCAAACATAGGAAGGATTGAAGACGATCCCACTATGTATCTGGTGGACCATTTGGAGGGAAAGAAAGccttaagccgggggtctattggaaacagcctctctacttcttcagaggtagtggtatggactgcgtacatgggtatgttattgttgttatttggaGGGAAAGAAACTTGAGATGCTTTCAGTGGATGAGTAACCAAATTCAGAAGATCAAGATGAACTCTCTcttgttatttcataatttgatgTAAAGAAAAACCCCTAGTGGACACTATAGCTATCCTAGAAATTTAAGAAGCAATGTAAATAGCTTAAGGTATGTCGGCAACTGCCTCTACTCCACAAATGTAAGGGTGAAGTCTGCATATATCCCACCCTCCCCAGATCctacttgtgggatttcactgagTATGTGGTTGTTGTTTTATTGTTGTTGCATTCCTAAGCATTTCCTTTGTTTTTAACTATCTAAGATTTCAGTGACTTAATATATACTGTTCAAATGTAATTTCCGAGTGAAAGTGCAACAACAAACAGCAAATTAAAGGATGCTATGACATTCATCATCATGTCCTACCATTGTAGTTATTGGTGTCCAGGACTCTTTTCTACCTCTATGGAAAAATAACTAGGGCTCAAGTTATACTatagaattttacctttatttACTGTAAACATCATTGATGTACCCTATCACGTCATCTTTTAAGCTCACGGAACCTGAGATTCATAACATTTTCCaaacttcaaataaataaatgggaAGATAACTGAGTCCTCGTCACAAGCAGCAAGGGAAAGACCACCAGTTAAACTGAAAAAAaaggggcagcccggtgcactaaagctctcaCTATGTGCAGGGTCaagggaagggccccaccacaagggtgtattgtacgcagccttaccttgcatttctgttagaggctgtttccaaagcttgaacccgtgacctccaggtcacatggcagcaactttaccaccAGCTAAGCTGAAGAAGTTCAGAATTGAGCAACATCACAAAATTATCAAAACTAGGTGGAACATGACAAGTATAAAACGGAAGAATATTAATGACAATAGATTACAATTTGAATAGCAAAACTAGTATATGAGATAAAGTCTATGAATAGACCATCTGTAACAAACAAATGACGTGATGATTGTGTTGTTACGCAGGCATACAGTTTCCCCATCATAAGTAACACATTGAAATTGATATGACAGTAGAGATGCATTTTGATGGCAGCAAATAGTTGTTACATACTAACCTACTATACACATTCATCGATGAATGCATCTTCCACCTTTTTAGCTTTCACGGTCTCTCACATCATCAACTAATAGAATGCAGCAAGAACATATTATTTCTATAGGTAAATGACTTATTCTTGGCACCAATGCACCACAGATGGCCTTGTACTTCTAGGTCGCCTTTCATTCTTGCCGTCTCCCATACAAACTTGAAAAGCCCCAGAGCTCTGCTTAGCTGCTTTACCCCGCTCTGCAGCATATTATGCTCATCGGAAGTTAGGATCTTTCCCATGCACAGACGAAACTTATCCCCGTTACCAATTGCATAAAGTCCTCCACATACTTCAACATCAATATCCCAGATGTTTTCGTAAAGATAATAAAGAAGAAGTGTGAACACACACCGCGATGAGTGGCCCAATGTCTTCGTCAACTTTTTATGCACTAAACTCTCTTGGTGGCGAGCTTCCTTATATCCAATGTTTTTGTCGATGAAAACATCCCTAATCTGATAAAGCCCCTCTTTCATGACCTCAAACTTCTTTACCTCCGAAGTTAACTTTCTCTCTTCACTCAAGCAATTAATAAGGTCGTCGAACATCTCAAGAACACCTTCCCACTTATGAGAATCATGTGACTCCACGCCTTTTGCAGGTGCGAGGCGCATCCATGAAGTGGATTCCGGGTCATAACAAGTTGCATTTTCTAAAAACTTTTGACAAGTCGTAACTATTTGTTGCGCCATTCTAATTTCTTTACTCGAACATCTACAACTCATTTCATCGATTTCACATCTCAAGCCATTCAGTATCTCCTCTATCGCCCCTATCCATATCGGGTACTTTGTCACCTGCTCACATATCGCTTGCCTGACAAGCTTCCTTTGTTGTGCAGAAACATTCAAGAACTCCGACACTTTCTTGAGCGAATCAACTGTTATTGCTTCTCTCTCGCTAGCTTTACTGAAACAGAAAACGCGTTGATCATCACATCGTACATCACCTAATGCACGCACCACGTTATTTTTTATCGATTCCTGCATTGATGGACCACCAATAAACGTCCTAGCAAGTGATTTAAAAGCATACAGCTTTTCCTCCAAGTTGTCATCGTAAACTCTAGAGTCATTATCAACATTTACTAGCTTTCCATCAATTACGTCCACATTCTTTAGCGAGTGGCTCCATTTTGTTAACTTCGATAAAGATCTGTCGTACCATTCACAAGGTAAAGGCTCATCATACACTTGTTCTGAGCAGTGATAAAACCGCAACATCACTCCACGTGTATTGACCGTCGTCAAAATCTTAGCTGCTCGAGGTATAAGGTTCGTTTTCACAACACTACGCACTCCCGTCATAGTAATAATTGAAACANNNNNNNNNNNNNNNNNNNNNNNNNNNNNNNNNNNNNNNNNNNNNNNNNNNNNNNNNNNNNNNNNNNNNNNNNNNNNNNNNNNNNNNNNNNNNNNNNNNNNNNNNNNNNNNNNNNNNNNNNNNNNNNNNNNNNNNNNNNNNNNNNNNNNNNNNNNNNNNNNNNNNNNNNNNNNNNNNNNNNNNNNNNNNNNNNNNNNNNNNNNNNNNNNNNNNNNNNNNNNNNNNNNNNNNNNNNNNNNNNNNNNNNNNNNNNNNNNNNNNNNNNNNNNNNNNNNNNNNNNNNNNNNNNNNNNNNNNNNNNNNNNNNNNNNNNNNNNNNNNNNNNNNNNNNNNNNNNNNNNNNNNNNNNNNNNNNNNNNNNNNNNNNNNNNNNNNNNNNNNNNNNNNNNNNNNNNNNNNNNNNNNNNNNNNNNNNNNNNNNNNNNNNNNNNNNNNNNNNNNNNNNNNNNNNNNNNNNNNNNNNNNNNNNNNNNNNNNNNNNNNNNNNNNNNNNNNNNNNNNNNNNNNNNNNNNNNNNNNNNNNNNNNNNNNNNNNNNNNNNNNNNNNNNNNNNNNNNNNNNNNNNNNNNNNNNNNNNNNNNNNNNNNNNNNNNNNNNNNNNNNNNNNNNNNNNNNNNNNNNNNNNNNNNNNNNNNNNNNNNNNNNNNNNNNNNNNNNNNNNNNNNNNNNNNNNNNNNNNNNNNNNNNNNNNNNNNNNNNNNNNNNNNNNNNNNNNNNNNNNNNNNNNNNNNNNNNNNNNNNNNNNNNNNNNNNNNNNNNNNNNNNNNNNNNNNNNNNNNNNNNNNNNNNNNNNNNNNNNNNNNNNNNNNNNNNNNNNNNNNNNNNNNNNNNNNNNNNNNNNNNNNNNNNNNNNNNNNNNNNNNNNNNNNNNNNNNNNNNNNNNNNNNNNNNNNNNNNNNNNNNNNNNNNNNNNNNNNNNNNNNNNNNNNNNNNNNNNNNNNNNNNNNNNNNNNNNNNNNNNNNNNNNNNNNNNNNNNNNNNNNNNNNNNNNNNNNNNNNNNNNNNNNNNNNNNNNNNNNNNNNNNNNNNNNNNNNNNNNNNNNNNNNNNNNNNNNNNNNNNNNNNNNNNNNNNNNNNNNNNNNNNNNNNNNNNNNNNNNNNNNNNNNNNNNNNNNNNNNNNNNNNNNNNNNNNNNNNNNNNNNNNNNNNNNNNNNNNNNNNNNNNNNNNNNNNNNNNNNNNNNNNNNNNNNNNNNNNNNNNNNNNNNNNNNNNNNNNNNNNNNNNNNNNNNNNNNNNNNNNNNNNNNNNNNNNNNNNNNNNNNNNNNNNNNNNNNNNNNNNNNNNNNNNNNNNNNNNNNNNNNNNNNNNNNNNNNNNNNNNNNNNNNNNNNNNNNNNNNNNNNNNNNNNNNNNNNNNNNNNNNNNNNNNNNNNNNNNNNNNNNNNNNNNNNNNNNNNNNNNNNNNNNNNNNNNNNNNNNNNNNNNNNNNNNNNNNNNNNNNNNNNNNNNNNNNNNNNNNNNNNNNNNNNNNNNNNNNNNNNNNNNNNNNNNNNNNNNNNNNNNNNNNNNNNNNNNNNNNNNNNNNNNNNNNNNNNNNNNNNNNNNNNNNNNNNNNNNNNNNNNNNNNNNNNNNNNNNNNNNNNNNNNNNNNNNNNNNNNNNNNNNNNNNNNNNNNNNNNNNNNNNNNNNNNNNNNNNNNNNNNNNNNNNNNNNNNNNNNNNNNNNNNNNNNNNNNNNNNNNNNNNNNNNNNNNNNNNNNNNNNNNNNNNNNNNNNNNNNNNNNNNNNNNNNNNNNNNNNNNNNNNNNNNNNNNNNNNNNNNNNNNNNNNNNNNNNNNNNNNNNNNNNNNNNNNNNNNNNNNNNNNNNNNNNNNNNNNNNNNNNNNNNNNNNNNNNNNNNNNNNNNNNNNNNNNNNNNNNNNNNNNNNNNNNNNNNNNNNNNNNNNNNNNNNNNNNNNNNNNNNNNNNNNNNNNNNNNNNNNNNNNNNNNNNNNNNNNNNNNNNNNNNNNNNNNNNNNNNNNNNNNNNNNNNNNNNNNNNNNNNNNNNNNNNNNNNNNNNNNNNNNNNNNNNNNNNNNNNNNNNNNNNNNNNNNNNNNNNNNNNNNNNNNNNNNNNNNNNNNNNNNNNNNNNNNNNNNNNNNNNNNNNNNNNNNNNNNNNNNNNNNNNNNNNNNNNNNNNNNNNNNNNNNNNNNNNNNNNNNNNNNNNNNNNNNNNNNNNNNNNNNNNNNNNNNNNNNNNNNNNNNNNNNNNNNNNNNNNNNNNNNNNNNNNNNNNNNNNNNNNNNNNNNNNNNNNNNNNNNNNNNNNNNNNNNNNNNNNNNNNNNNNNNNNNNNNNNNNNNNNNNNNNNNNNNNNNNNNNNNNNNNNNNNNNNNNNNNNNNNNNNNNNNNNNNNNNNNNNNNNNNNNNNNNNNNNNNNNNNNNNNNNNNNNNNNNNNNNNNNNNNNNNNNNNNNNNNNNNNNNNNNNNNNNNNNNNNNNNNNNNNNNNNNNNNNNNNNNNNNNNNNNNNNNNNNNNNNNNNNNNNNNNNNNNNNNNNNNNNNNNNNNNNNNNNNNNNNNNNNNNNNNNNNNNNNNNNNNNNNNNNNNNNNNNNNNNNNNNNNNNNNNNNNNNNNNNNNNNNNNNNNNNNNNNNNNNNNNNNNNNNNNNNNNNNNNNNNNNNNNNNNNNNNNNNNNNNNNNNNNNNNNNNNNNNNNNNNNNNNNNNNNNNNNNNNNNNNNNNNNNNNNNNNNNNNNNNNNNNNNNNNNNNNNNNNNNNNNNNNNNNNNNNNNNNNNNNNNNNNNNNNNNNNNNNNNNNNNNNNNNNNNNNNNNNNNNNNNNNNNNNNNNNNNNNNNNNNNNNNNNNNNNNNNNNNNNNNNNNNNNNNNNNNNNNNNNNNNNNNNNNNNNNNNNNNNNNNNNNNNNNNNNNNNNNNNNNNNNNNNNNNNNNNNNNNNNNNNNNNNNNNNNNNNNNNNNNNNNNNNNNNNNNNNNNNNNNNNNNNNNNNNNNNNNNNNNNNNNNNNNNNNNNNNNNNNNNNNNNNNNNNNNNNNNNNNNNNNNNNNNNNNNNNNNNNNNNNNNtaatttttttgataattttaaaagtGTTGAATTCTATAAGCCACTTTGTCTTGTATTAAATGAAATCCCAAAGCCGAACAGAACTTAGCTTTTGATGGGCCATCCATATTTATAGGACTTTATAACATCATCCTTCACAAAAACAAAAGGTCAATAtcacattttcttttttcttttagtatCATCATTAGATGCCCCTTTTAATTCTTGTTTTCAACTTCTTAATCTTTTGACCTTAAATGGTACTAAGTACAATGCTTTAGAAGATTCTCAATTGAATTTTGAACTAAAATGACTATTTTATTTTGGTGTTCTTTTAGATAAAGATTGTGTCTCCACTTAACTTTAATTCTCTTTTCCAAAGCCAAACTTAAAGTGGACTTAATTCACTTTTCTTAGTGGTGATGAAATAATGAACCCACACGTTTCTTCATTTCTTTTGTGTGCAAAACTTGTTGGAACATTGAATATAAAAAATGGATGACTTTTTGGTTAATTCATTGCTCTATcaattcatttttacttatttagtTTAAACTTGGTTTaccttataaaaaaataataactgatatgaatttctttatttgtgtttgaagtttcttATTCGTAGTGTTGAGTGTAGTGTATGATTTCGGATAGctagtttttagttttatcttgtggttgtagtattatcttatggcaagtagtgttagtttattttgcagaTTGTACTAGTTTATAAGCATTTATGTTTGGTGTTTGTTATACCGCTATCGCTCCTAaaccgggggtctatcaaaaataacctctctacttcatctaaggtagtggtatggtctacaTACACTCTACCTTCCCTAGACCTCACTAtgcgggaatacactgggtatgttgttgttgttgaatgttTTACCATAATGGTCAGATATTTTTGGAAATCTAAGGAACCAACAATCTCTGCCTTTTGGTTAACATTCgatgttggaaatataattaaataataaaaatgtgttCTCTCTGGCAGCTTAAGCTTTTAGATAAAATCGTTACACACTTCAACATGATATCAGAGCAGACAGAGGTCCTCGGATCAAATCTCACTGCCACTcattattaaaaagaattttcaCGTGCTTAGTCAATGAAAAAAAATCAGGCCCACATGTGAGGGAGCgtgttgagaatataattaaataataaaagtgtGTCCTCTTTAACAACGATGAGATGGTCACACACTCAACACTCGGTAACAAACACTTTGTGGTAATTTACTTACTCTCCAATAATACTCATACTAATCGATAATTAGTGTTAAGTCTTCTCTCATGTACCAATTTGGACTACTTGTTTACTCAGATTGGtcaaaatgaacaaaaataaatgGTCAAGCCATTAATTAACCcctaacttaaaaaaaattaaagtattatatttttataaactaATTTTAACGTTTCTATTTAGCAATCATCATAAGTATGTTTAATGAGAGAGAAATAATCATATGAATTTGACTATTAGCATAAATAAATCTAATCTGCCTCCAATTTGCTGCTGAAAGGTGATGAATGTTGAGTGTTGACTTATTTACACAAATTATTTGTACATAAttaacccaaaaagaaaaaattaaaagcttCATAAAAAAGTGCAGACTTGACCCCTGTAcataatatatgtatgtataacaaTACATGAGcttagagtaactggtaaagttgtctccatgtgatcaggaggtcacggattcaagccttgaaaacagtcTCTGCGTATGATACACTCCTGTGGTAgctgccattttttataacactatATAAGAGTGCATAAAATCAAGAAACTTTTTTATAACAATATATAAGAATGCATaacatcaagaaaaaaaatacaaactaaAAAGCAAATCACAAAATCTTTAAAAGGCGAGGTCGTGCTGAtccttcacttttttttcttacttGAAGATTTCGCAATCACAATTTAAGTGGGACAAAGGGGATCTtatctttttttcaaaacaaaacaGAAAATATGATGATACATGCATCTATTGTGCAGGCGTGAATACTCCTTGAAATATCTTCACATTATCAAAGCATACGTAGGACGTTATTTGAATTAAGCTATGTGTATTGTCGCAAATCAGTCGTGGCGGCTGATTGGGGGAGGGGTTGGGGTTGGTTGGGGCGGGGAGTTTCAAGTAGGGTTTAAGGTTATTTTTTATAGGGCTTTTATGAATTAAAAATAGAGATTTTGAGAAGAACagtaaattcaatttaaaaaattgaggttCTTTGATTGTAGGCACCTTCTAAGAAAGTAAAAGCTTGAGAAGGGAAATGTAAAGTTATGTATATCAATTATAGAGATAGAAATTGTAAAtatgagatttttatttttgcaaactgttgttacaaaaatataaatacatatgattttttactgcccttatgatctatatgtattttgtatttttgcaaactgttgctacaaaaatacaaatatatatgcttcaaaatgtaatttgataacagtgttgttattttttgtaatttaatatttaagtatgatactttatgtattttttcctatttataaTTAGTTTGTGAATTTGGGAtattatgtaataaaataaagttgtgagctttTGTAATTTTTCGTTAAATCATTAGTTGCGAGTTTGATCATttaataaactttaaattttagattAGTTTCTATCTTGGAGAGTAAACTATATCCACCAGATGGATCAACCAAATTTAAAGTAATTGCTATTATTAGGAACTTTTGTCTTAGATAAGTAAATTGTCCAAATGTTAGGACATAGAAatgataaataagaaaaatttgcaCCAAAACACACAACACACATGTAATTACAGAAAAAGATTAGACAAGATTTCACCTAATAAAGCAAAAGAAAAGACACcccattgaaagtttgacaagaTAGTAATAAATGCCAAAAAAGATAGGTTTATGACTGAAGACACAAACTTTATCTTAGTGTCATAAACAGAAATACTAATAAACTCTCCGGTTTCATATtaattgaccctatgaacttgactgaaaaatattattcgaggttttattttattaaattaatcttattaattatactttgaaaatataaatttaagtttgTACACTTTTTTTAGTTATCAATGATAGAGGTAGTATCGAAAGAACACAAtaatattctcttaattttataaaagagacaactaaattgaaataaacatttttagaaagaaggtcaactaatatgaaatggagggagtactataTCTTATTTCGGAAAAGGAATAAATATACTCTCGAACTACgataaatgatacgtatatatctTCCGTCATATTTTGGATACATATGTCTCTATCATTAATGAAAGGGTATGTATACGTCCCTCATACTTACGGTAagggcatatgtgtacccaaagtatgatggAGGATATATAGGTACCATTATTAATTATAGTTCAGTgatatatttattcctttttcgATCTTAGTTTATAGTATATTTGTATGATAACAAGTGAAATGTTGAAGAgtaaaattttttgagttttatccATTATCCGATATTTATATTAGAGTTTGACTAAATCCGAATCTGCGATGAGAAGTTCTGCATTAGGGTAAAAATCATTCCCCAAGTCCCTAAATGCAACTTTCTATCAAACAAGTCCAAATTTAAAATCtctaattaaagataaaaaattactTATCACTCTGTCACGATTATTGATATACAATGTCGCTTATTGCCATATGAGGCATTCAACATTCAACTACTCCACAACTTTTTTGACAATTTGGGAAATTGTCATAACACAAGACTAGAAAAGGGAGAAAAGGATTTCTAATTTTCTATTCCTCAATTATTGTAAACTTttgattttaattagtttttgtaaTATGTAataaaagatatttaattttcaattaataaaaatgtatGTTTTCGGTTCATTTaagcataaaatatattatatttgaactattttaaaactatattactatcaaatattgaGTAACAATACAAATTTaacataatacatgaataaattAATAGTGGAACGATTgttaattatgataaatttatgaaTGGTAAAATGTGGTTAATCAAATATCACAAGAATCAAAATGAGGTTATGAGAAAAATGTGTCTTTTTTATTactataatataattattgagtAATATGGCCATAAAATATTCTTATTTCCCATGAAGAAAGGGATCATGAATGAGTacatgtttttcaattttcacaatagataaaagttttgaaaataaatcATGGAACATGAATTTGAAGGAGATGAAAGAACCATCGAAGTTCAGTTTACATACTAATGATATCGATGAAAATAGTTTCGTTGATCGTGtaaggataacttatcccgatgatgaattctataaaaataaaatcgTTCGACGTTTGACCATCCCCTCTCTTCAAGAACAACATATTTGGAGCAAAAAttctcttcaaaaatgttgtttCAAAACTTCATAAAAATTTAATACCTGATCTACCATCAATTAAAATTTGCAACAATTATTTAGTCAAATGTTTGACCCCATCTTCAATTTGTTTAAAACATTATTCAGTACTACATACAACACATATGTACaataaataattgaatgaaaTTGCCTAATAAGTAATAATGCAAAGCAATAACTTATGAAGAACAATAATTACGAAAAGATTAAAGGGTGTAAATTATGATAACAACATGACAGAGGGTGGTTGGGATTCTGATGGGGCAGATCATGTCTGTTAGTCACATTAATTTCATGACATGTATtgcccactttttttttttttttcacaaatttattTTCCAAGTTATGTTattattgaattcaaaaatatgtatattaCGTGAACTTATATTGAGTCTCATAAGCTTTCACATTAGTTTTTCATTACGACAAGAGATTCATCTAAggtattatattcatatttttttcaaaagctTCATAACCTAAAAGCGTGAAAATTCTTCTCAATCAGACTGTGATCCACCCTTCGTCGTGAACATCATATAAGAGGTGAGATTGTTTAAGACGTCTAATCAcaataaatattattcaaaaatatatgtatacTGTGTGAAGTTATATTGCATTTCATAagtttttacatttatttttcattacaACGAGAGATTCGTCTAAGGTATTAtattcatgtgttcttcaaaagCTTCACAACCCAAAAGCCTGAAACTTCTTCTATGTGAGATTGTGACCAACCCTTCATCACGAGCGTCACGTAAGAGGTGAGACTGTTTAGGGGGTCTAATCacaataaatatttattcaaaaatatatttatactgTGTGAACTTATATTGCATTTCATAAGCTTTTGTGTTTATTTTTCATTATGACAAGAAATTCGCTTAAGGTACTACATTCATGTTTTCTTCAAAAGCTTCACAACCTAGAAGCCTGAAAATTCTTCTCTGTAAAATTGTGAGCCACCCTTCGTCATGAGCGTCACATAAAAAGGTGAGATTGCTTAGGACGTCTAATCGGAATAAATACTTATTTTCATTGAGCATTTACTTCAAATAGTATTAATTAATTATGACTATGTAGTAAGgtaaaaatatactataaaacaaaaaattaacctGATTTGGTTGGTCATTAATTACAATTTACACGTGGTTGGATTGGTTGTTATTGAAGTACAATCTATGGATCACAATAATTGCAGgagaattattatttttaatttatattt
Proteins encoded:
- the LOC107849510 gene encoding uncharacterized protein LOC107849510 is translated as MTGVRSVVKTNLIPRAAKILTTVNTRGVMLRFYHCSEQVYDEPLPCEWYDRSLSKLTKWSHSLKNVDVIDGKLVNVDNDSRVYDDNLEEKLYAFKSLARTFIGGPSMQESIKNNVVRALGDVRCDDQRVFCFSKASEREAITVDSLKKVSEFLNVSAQQRKLVRQAICEQVTKYPIWIGAIEEILNGLRCEIDEMSCRCSSKEIRMAQQIVTTCQKFLENATCYDPESTSWMRLAPAKGVESHDSHKWEGVLEMFDDLINCLSEERKLTSEVKKFEVMKEGLYQIRDVFIDKNIGYKEARHQESLVHKKLTKTLGHSSRCVFTLLLYYLYENIWDIDVEVCGGLYAIGNGDKFRLCMGKILTSDEHNMLQSGVKQLSRALGLFKFVWETARMKGDLEVQGHLWCIGAKNKSFTYRNNMFLLHSIS